One genomic window of Tenacibaculum tangerinum includes the following:
- a CDS encoding ATP-dependent Clp protease ATP-binding subunit: protein MDDNFSPQVRDVITFSKEEALRLGHDFIGTEHLLLGLIRKGDGKAIEILTTFDVDLDLVRNKLEKLNPTTPSITTPQKKSLHLTRQAEKAIKTTFLEAKLYQSNAIDTAHLLLCILRNENDPTTKLLQKYDVDYEQAKNLYKELHVDNDTFISPIGETPSGDDFADEKSNPYGQQPQKGKQVKKSKTPVLDNFGRDLTALAVAGKLDPVVGRLKEIERVSQILSRRKKNNPMLIGEPGVGKSAIAEGLALRIVDRKVSRILFDKRIVSLDLASLVAGTKYRGQFEERMKALMNELEKNDDIILFIDEIHTIVGAGGATGSLDASNMLKPALARGEIQCIGATTLDEYRTNIEKDGALERRFQKVIVDPTTVEETIQILHNIKGKYEAHHHVTFTDEAIEACVKLTNRYMTDRFLPDKAIDALDEAGSRIHITNIVVPQQILELEAKLEEIRSSKTKAVSGQKYEEAAKLRDDEKNIETALDSAQKQWEEDSKLHRETVTEDNVAEVVSMMTGIPVNRVAEAESHRLAELPQLIKGKVIGQDNAVAKVVKAIQRNRVGLKDPNKPIGSFIFLGSTGVGKTQLAKVLARELFDSEDSLIRIDMSEYMEKFAISRLIGAPPGYVGYEEGGQLTEKVRRKPYSVILLDEIEKAHPDVFNMLLQVLDDGYITDSLGRKIDFRNTIIIMTSNIGARKLKDFGGGVGFGTASKKEQEDAHAKSVIEGALKKSFAPEFLNRIDDIVIFNSLEREDIHKIIDIELDKLLKRIDDLGYKLTLSEKAKDYIADKGFDKQYGARPLKRAIQKYIEDALAEEIVSSKLDEGDSIFMDLDEKDEKLLITIEKGEKPKESRTEIDEE, encoded by the coding sequence ATGGACGATAATTTTTCACCACAGGTTAGAGATGTAATCACTTTTAGTAAAGAAGAAGCCTTACGACTAGGACATGACTTTATTGGAACTGAACATCTTTTGTTAGGTTTGATTAGAAAAGGAGATGGAAAAGCCATCGAAATATTAACAACTTTTGATGTTGACTTAGATTTAGTACGCAATAAATTAGAGAAGTTAAATCCCACCACCCCATCTATTACAACTCCACAAAAAAAGAGTTTACACCTTACTAGACAAGCAGAGAAAGCAATAAAAACAACATTTTTAGAAGCTAAATTATATCAAAGTAACGCAATAGATACTGCGCATTTACTGCTGTGTATTTTGCGCAACGAGAACGACCCAACTACAAAATTACTTCAAAAGTATGATGTAGATTATGAGCAAGCTAAAAACTTATACAAAGAGCTGCATGTTGATAATGATACATTTATTTCACCAATAGGAGAAACTCCTTCTGGTGACGATTTTGCAGATGAAAAATCGAATCCGTACGGACAACAACCTCAAAAAGGCAAGCAAGTAAAAAAGTCTAAAACCCCTGTTTTAGATAACTTCGGACGTGATTTAACCGCATTAGCCGTAGCAGGAAAATTAGACCCTGTTGTAGGTCGTTTAAAGGAAATAGAACGTGTTTCTCAGATCTTAAGTAGACGAAAAAAGAACAATCCAATGCTTATTGGAGAGCCTGGTGTTGGTAAATCTGCCATTGCTGAAGGATTGGCACTACGTATTGTAGATAGAAAGGTATCTAGAATTTTATTCGATAAGCGCATCGTTTCTCTAGACCTAGCCAGCTTGGTTGCAGGAACAAAGTATAGAGGTCAGTTCGAAGAACGTATGAAAGCTTTAATGAATGAACTCGAAAAGAACGATGATATCATTTTATTTATAGATGAAATTCATACCATTGTAGGCGCTGGTGGTGCTACAGGTTCTTTAGATGCTTCAAATATGCTAAAACCCGCTTTAGCAAGAGGAGAAATTCAATGTATTGGAGCTACTACCCTCGATGAATACAGAACGAACATTGAAAAGGACGGAGCCCTAGAGCGTCGTTTTCAGAAAGTAATTGTAGACCCTACTACAGTAGAAGAAACGATTCAAATTTTACACAATATTAAAGGTAAATACGAAGCACATCATCATGTTACTTTTACTGATGAGGCTATTGAAGCCTGTGTAAAATTAACCAACCGTTATATGACCGATCGCTTTTTACCAGACAAAGCTATTGATGCGTTAGATGAAGCAGGATCGAGAATTCATATTACCAATATTGTGGTTCCGCAACAGATTCTAGAACTAGAAGCAAAACTTGAAGAAATAAGAAGTAGTAAAACAAAAGCAGTAAGCGGACAAAAGTACGAAGAAGCTGCCAAGCTACGCGATGATGAAAAAAATATTGAAACAGCCTTAGATTCTGCTCAAAAACAATGGGAAGAAGATTCTAAACTACATAGAGAAACTGTTACTGAAGATAATGTAGCAGAGGTAGTATCGATGATGACAGGAATTCCTGTTAATCGCGTTGCCGAAGCAGAAAGTCATCGCTTAGCAGAACTGCCACAATTAATTAAAGGTAAAGTCATTGGTCAAGACAACGCTGTTGCCAAAGTTGTGAAAGCGATACAACGTAACCGTGTTGGTTTAAAAGACCCTAACAAACCTATCGGATCTTTTATTTTCTTAGGTTCTACAGGGGTTGGAAAAACTCAACTAGCAAAAGTATTAGCACGTGAGTTGTTTGACTCTGAAGATTCTTTAATTAGAATTGATATGAGTGAGTATATGGAAAAATTTGCCATTTCTCGTTTAATTGGAGCACCTCCAGGCTATGTTGGTTATGAAGAAGGAGGACAGTTAACTGAAAAAGTGCGTCGCAAACCTTATTCAGTAATTTTATTAGATGAAATTGAAAAGGCACATCCCGATGTATTCAATATGCTTTTACAAGTATTAGATGATGGATATATAACCGACAGTTTAGGTCGTAAGATTGATTTTAGAAACACTATTATCATCATGACTTCAAACATTGGAGCTCGTAAGTTAAAAGATTTTGGTGGAGGTGTTGGTTTTGGAACTGCTTCAAAAAAAGAACAGGAAGATGCCCATGCTAAAAGCGTTATTGAAGGTGCCTTAAAAAAATCGTTTGCTCCTGAATTCTTAAATCGTATTGATGATATTGTAATCTTTAACTCACTAGAACGTGAAGATATTCATAAAATCATCGATATTGAATTGGATAAATTATTAAAACGTATTGACGACTTAGGTTATAAGCTAACTTTAAGTGAAAAAGCGAAGGATTATATTGCCGACAAAGGTTTTGATAAGCAATACGGTGCTCGTCCTTTAAAAAGAGCCATTCAAAAATACATAGAAGATGCTTTAGCTGAAGAAATTGTAAGCTCTAAGCTAGATGAAGGAGATTCAATTTTTATGGACTTAGATGAGAAGGATGAAAAACTTCTCATTACAATAGAAAAAGGCGAAAAGCCTAAAGAGTCCCGCACTGAAATTGACGAAGAGTAA
- a CDS encoding O-methyltransferase, producing the protein MKKITKHLLIFKRRITQQHELKKLSKIENDTLQKVINAFIVTQKKLHKNEDLNSFSNCENYRTKLLADNTPISYKIFSSDKVVSVREICKKAASGKKWCQFLYHLVDAIDAPKVLEIGTNLGISGSYILEAMKNKNGKLTTMEGLPQLCEISAAQFATIVPNSKFEVIQGLYENTFSKVIENKEEYDILFIDGNHQKAPTLEYFKALKATIKKTAIFVFDDIYWSDGMTEAWEIIKKDKDVNFSIDLYEQGIVIIDKNEPIHHKEFSLHLSY; encoded by the coding sequence ATGAAGAAAATAACAAAGCATCTTTTAATCTTTAAAAGAAGAATAACTCAACAACACGAATTAAAAAAGTTATCTAAAATAGAAAACGACACACTTCAAAAGGTAATAAACGCATTTATAGTAACCCAAAAAAAATTGCACAAGAATGAAGATCTTAACTCATTTTCGAACTGTGAAAACTACAGAACTAAACTCTTAGCAGATAATACCCCCATTAGCTACAAAATATTCTCTTCCGATAAAGTAGTTTCGGTACGAGAAATATGCAAAAAAGCAGCCTCTGGCAAAAAATGGTGTCAGTTTTTATACCATTTAGTTGATGCAATTGATGCTCCTAAAGTTTTAGAAATTGGAACTAATCTTGGTATTTCAGGATCGTACATACTTGAAGCAATGAAAAATAAAAATGGTAAACTAACCACTATGGAAGGATTGCCTCAACTTTGCGAAATATCTGCTGCCCAATTCGCTACCATTGTTCCAAATTCAAAATTTGAAGTAATTCAAGGCTTGTATGAAAATACGTTCTCGAAGGTGATTGAAAATAAAGAAGAATACGATATACTATTTATTGATGGAAACCACCAAAAAGCTCCCACACTCGAATACTTTAAAGCTTTAAAAGCTACAATAAAAAAAACAGCCATATTTGTTTTTGATGATATTTATTGGAGCGATGGAATGACAGAAGCTTGGGAAATTATAAAGAAAGATAAAGATGTTAATTTTTCGATAGACTTGTACGAGCAAGGAATAGTAATAATTGACAAAAACGAACCCATACATCATAA